In one Candidatus Kapaibacterium thiocyanatum genomic region, the following are encoded:
- a CDS encoding phage shock protein A, which yields MGIFSRISDIFKSNVNDALDNAEDPEKMLKQMVLEMEESVNKATLAVANAIANEKGLERKMQKERGLAADWQQKAMQALQAGREDLAKAALEKKAVADKNANDLAPIYEQAKSTSVKMREQLDALKHKLDEARSRQSTLIARSQAAKAQKQIAQSFSGVGSDAFSKFDKYEGKIEKIESEAVAFEQLAGENTSLDQEFKKLSTSSQVDADLLALKKEMGMLDEGEKQ from the coding sequence ATGGGAATTTTCAGCCGAATCTCGGACATCTTCAAATCGAACGTCAACGATGCCCTCGACAACGCCGAGGATCCGGAAAAGATGCTCAAGCAGATGGTGCTTGAGATGGAAGAGTCGGTGAACAAGGCCACGCTTGCGGTGGCCAATGCCATCGCGAACGAGAAGGGCCTCGAGCGCAAGATGCAGAAGGAACGTGGCCTGGCTGCCGACTGGCAGCAGAAGGCCATGCAGGCACTGCAGGCCGGTCGTGAGGATCTGGCCAAGGCCGCACTGGAGAAGAAGGCCGTGGCCGACAAGAACGCCAACGATCTCGCGCCGATCTACGAACAGGCGAAGTCCACCAGCGTCAAGATGCGCGAGCAGCTCGATGCCCTCAAGCACAAGCTGGACGAAGCCCGGTCGCGCCAGAGCACGCTCATCGCGCGTTCGCAGGCGGCCAAGGCCCAGAAGCAGATCGCACAATCCTTCAGCGGCGTGGGCAGCGATGCCTTCTCGAAGTTCGACAAGTACGAAGGCAAGATCGAGAAGATCGAATCCGAAGCCGTGGCCTTCGAACAGCTCGCCGGCGAGAACACGAGCCTCGATCAGGAGTTCAAGAAGCTCTCCACGTCGTCGCAGGTCGATGCCGATCTTCTGGCGCTCAAGAAGGAGATGGGCATGCTGGACGAAGGAGAGAAGCAGTGA
- a CDS encoding recombination protein RecR, giving the protein MTPSDSIELVVELFSTLPTIGRKTARRLAFHILRQPPEFVASFARAVVHMRDSVRECSSCCTFTDREICSICTSEKRDRSVICVVEQPSDVMAVERTGDFRGLYHVLHGALNPLDGVGPADIRLKELMGRLNGTVHELILALNPNVEGEVTTQYIAKMASPLEVRVTRIARGVPVGADLEFADDATLARALEGRTPV; this is encoded by the coding sequence ATGACTCCAAGCGATTCCATCGAACTGGTCGTCGAGCTGTTCTCCACGCTTCCGACCATCGGACGGAAGACGGCCCGGCGGCTAGCCTTCCACATACTACGCCAACCTCCCGAATTCGTCGCTTCCTTCGCCCGCGCCGTCGTCCACATGCGCGATTCCGTTCGCGAATGCAGTTCCTGCTGCACGTTCACCGACCGCGAGATCTGTTCGATCTGCACCTCCGAGAAGCGCGACAGATCCGTCATCTGCGTCGTCGAACAACCGTCGGACGTCATGGCCGTGGAGCGGACGGGAGACTTTCGGGGCCTGTATCACGTCCTGCATGGTGCGTTGAATCCCCTGGACGGCGTCGGCCCGGCCGATATCCGCCTGAAGGAATTGATGGGGCGCCTGAACGGAACGGTCCATGAACTCATCCTCGCATTGAATCCGAACGTCGAGGGCGAGGTCACCACGCAGTACATCGCCAAGATGGCATCGCCGCTGGAAGTACGCGTGACGCGCATCGCACGGGGCGTGCCCGTAGGTGCCGATCTCGAATTCGCCGACGACGCGACGCTGGCACGAGCACTGGAAGGCAGGACACCCGTATGA
- a CDS encoding GTP-binding protein TypA, with protein sequence MSLQPRTGMRNVAIIAHVDHGKTTLVDHMLRQSGTFRENQQVIERVMDSNDLEREKGITIMAKNAAVRWNDFKFNILDTPGHSDFGGEVERVLSMVDGVLLLVDAAEGPLPQTRFVLRKALEMGLFPIVVINKIDRSDARPAEVLDEIMELFIALGASYEQLDFPVIYAIAKQGIAKRSLEEEGESLTPLFEAIVKHIPCPKVDVDVPFGMVISALDWSDFVGRIAVGRIAEGQVKVGDNVALIKPDGTRETTRITKMYVYEGIARAETTEAEAGEIIALSGFENVFIGETIAHSSRTEPLSYVNIEEPTIAMYFMVNTSPLAGREGKFVTTPKLRDRLFKELRNNVSLRVSDTDSPDVFRVAGRGELQLAILIETMRREGFEFAVSRPEVLFQRDPDGKLLEPIEHVIVDVREAHVGTVIEILGRRKGEMTAMTPGLDNVRTEFLVPARGLIGFRTEFLTSTRGEGILHHTFDSWQPYKGPISGRSRGALVSMETGMATIYALEMVQERGTLFIEPGIQIYEGMIVGENAREDDLSVNACRTKHLTNMRSSGSDGLAKLEAPRNMSLEQCIEFLEDDELLEVTPVNVRLRKKILDTTMRQRAKKRENV encoded by the coding sequence ATGTCACTCCAGCCCCGTACCGGGATGCGCAACGTTGCGATCATCGCACACGTCGATCACGGTAAGACCACCCTTGTCGATCACATGCTGCGTCAGAGCGGTACCTTCCGCGAGAATCAGCAGGTCATTGAACGCGTGATGGATTCCAACGATCTCGAGCGCGAAAAAGGGATCACCATCATGGCGAAGAACGCCGCGGTGCGGTGGAACGACTTCAAGTTCAACATCCTCGATACGCCGGGCCACAGTGACTTCGGTGGTGAAGTGGAACGCGTCCTCTCGATGGTCGACGGCGTTCTCCTTCTCGTCGACGCTGCCGAAGGGCCGCTGCCGCAGACGCGCTTCGTGCTCCGCAAGGCACTGGAGATGGGACTCTTCCCCATCGTCGTGATCAACAAGATCGACCGCAGCGATGCCCGCCCCGCGGAAGTGCTCGACGAGATCATGGAGCTCTTCATCGCCCTCGGCGCATCGTACGAGCAACTCGACTTCCCCGTCATCTACGCCATCGCCAAGCAGGGTATCGCCAAGCGTTCGCTCGAAGAAGAAGGCGAAAGCCTTACGCCCCTGTTCGAAGCCATCGTCAAGCACATTCCCTGCCCGAAGGTCGACGTCGACGTTCCCTTCGGCATGGTCATCAGCGCGCTGGACTGGAGCGACTTCGTAGGCCGTATCGCCGTGGGCCGCATCGCGGAAGGCCAGGTGAAGGTCGGTGACAACGTAGCCCTCATCAAACCCGACGGTACACGCGAAACGACCCGCATCACCAAGATGTACGTCTACGAAGGCATCGCCCGCGCGGAGACGACGGAAGCCGAAGCGGGTGAGATCATCGCCCTCTCCGGATTCGAGAACGTCTTCATCGGCGAGACCATCGCCCACAGCTCGCGCACCGAGCCCCTCTCCTACGTGAACATCGAAGAACCGACGATCGCCATGTACTTCATGGTGAACACATCGCCGCTGGCAGGACGCGAAGGCAAGTTCGTGACGACGCCGAAGCTGCGGGACCGCCTCTTCAAGGAATTGCGCAACAACGTATCGCTTCGCGTATCGGATACGGATTCACCGGACGTCTTCCGCGTCGCAGGACGTGGCGAACTCCAGCTCGCCATCCTCATCGAGACGATGCGCCGCGAAGGTTTCGAATTCGCCGTCTCCCGTCCTGAAGTTCTCTTCCAGCGCGATCCGGACGGCAAGCTGCTCGAGCCGATCGAACACGTCATCGTCGACGTCCGCGAAGCGCACGTCGGCACGGTCATCGAAATCCTCGGCCGACGCAAGGGTGAAATGACGGCCATGACGCCCGGTCTCGACAACGTGCGTACGGAATTCCTCGTCCCCGCCCGTGGCCTCATCGGATTCCGCACGGAGTTCCTGACGTCGACGCGCGGTGAAGGCATCCTGCACCATACGTTCGATTCGTGGCAACCGTACAAAGGGCCGATCAGCGGACGTTCGCGTGGCGCCCTGGTATCGATGGAAACGGGCATGGCCACCATCTATGCTCTCGAAATGGTCCAGGAGCGCGGCACGCTCTTCATCGAGCCCGGCATCCAGATATACGAAGGCATGATCGTGGGCGAGAATGCCCGCGAGGACGATCTGTCCGTGAATGCCTGCCGTACGAAGCACCTCACCAACATGCGATCGAGCGGGTCGGACGGTCTGGCCAAGCTCGAAGCTCCGCGTAACATGTCGCTCGAGCAGTGCATCGAATTCCTCGAGGACGACGAGCTGCTGGAAGTGACGCCCGTGAACGTGCGTCTTCGCAAGAAGATCCTCGACACGACGATGCGCCAGCGTGCGAAGAAGCGCGAGAACGTATGA
- a CDS encoding macrolide ABC transporter ATP-binding protein produces MREIIRIEHIAKVYEMGDEQVFALRDVSVTIGENEYVAIMGPSGSGKSTLMNMLGCLDTPSSGTYLFNGDNVNDMDDDDLASIRNKEIGFVFQTFNLLPRATALQNVELPLVYAGASAQERKRRAVESLTRVGLEQRMLHKPNELSGGQRQRVAIARALVTNPSIILADEPTGNLDSKTGQEIMALFGQLWQQGNTVILVTHEEDIARHAHRIIRLRDGLVESDG; encoded by the coding sequence ATGCGAGAGATCATCCGCATAGAACACATCGCCAAGGTCTACGAAATGGGCGATGAGCAGGTATTCGCGCTGCGCGACGTCTCGGTGACCATCGGCGAGAACGAATACGTGGCCATCATGGGACCGTCCGGTTCGGGCAAGTCGACGCTGATGAACATGCTCGGCTGCCTCGACACACCGTCGTCGGGAACCTACCTGTTCAACGGCGACAACGTCAACGACATGGACGATGACGACCTGGCTTCGATACGGAACAAGGAAATCGGCTTCGTCTTCCAGACCTTCAACCTCCTTCCCCGCGCTACAGCCCTGCAGAACGTCGAGCTCCCTCTCGTCTATGCCGGTGCCAGCGCCCAGGAGCGCAAGCGCCGCGCCGTGGAATCTCTCACACGCGTCGGCCTCGAGCAGCGCATGCTGCACAAGCCCAACGAACTGTCCGGCGGCCAGCGCCAACGCGTCGCCATTGCACGCGCACTCGTCACGAATCCGTCCATCATCCTCGCCGACGAGCCGACGGGCAATCTCGATTCGAAGACAGGACAGGAAATCATGGCCCTCTTCGGCCAGCTCTGGCAACAGGGCAATACCGTCATCCTCGTCACGCACGAAGAAGACATCGCGCGCCATGCGCACCGCATCATCCGTCTGCGCGACGGTCTTGTCGAAAGCGACGGGTAG